From a region of the Vibrio orientalis CIP 102891 = ATCC 33934 genome:
- a CDS encoding DUF3726 domain-containing protein gives MIVSHNELVAAVNKAFLGMRRHCGEADVIANMVADLQMVGLNGVRHFNNASQFLSLDSDCAVSIQNQRQGRFDVDFHGGSVACHLPAVLDFALEQMVESKSIMITLKQCHNRWLAYSELVRLAAKGIACRAQWVNGTSPKRALYVLNRGCVAPEVFFSDKLASDHSDFHSMTIELATQDFDVAQSSEGYAIHLDSAELSRAQKSSWEEGIFVEDSEWDMLKQTATVFLVENSARSIQGAGELV, from the coding sequence ATGATCGTGTCTCACAACGAACTGGTTGCAGCGGTCAACAAAGCCTTTTTGGGTATGCGTCGCCACTGCGGTGAAGCAGACGTGATTGCCAATATGGTGGCTGACCTTCAGATGGTTGGGCTCAATGGCGTTAGGCATTTTAACAATGCCAGCCAGTTTCTCAGCCTCGATTCAGACTGTGCCGTCTCTATTCAAAATCAACGCCAAGGTCGTTTTGATGTGGATTTTCATGGCGGTAGCGTAGCGTGCCATCTTCCGGCGGTCCTAGACTTTGCTTTAGAACAAATGGTCGAATCTAAATCCATTATGATTACGCTTAAGCAGTGCCATAATCGCTGGCTAGCATACAGTGAACTGGTGCGATTGGCCGCGAAAGGTATTGCTTGCCGAGCGCAGTGGGTGAATGGAACAAGTCCGAAGCGCGCCTTGTACGTACTAAACCGTGGTTGTGTAGCACCAGAGGTTTTCTTCTCTGATAAATTGGCGAGTGACCATAGTGATTTTCATTCAATGACTATCGAACTTGCGACACAAGACTTTGATGTTGCCCAAAGCTCGGAAGGCTATGCGATTCACCTTGATAGTGCAGAGCTAAGCCGCGCACAGAAGAGTTCTTGGGAAGAGGGCATTTTTGTTGAGGACAGTGAGTGGGATATGCTTAAGCAGACCGCGACTGTGTTCTTAGTTGAAAATAGCGCTCGTTCAATTCAAGGAGCAGGTGAGTTGGTATAG
- a CDS encoding LysE family translocator, with product MELLSLAILGVLIVISPGADFVLVLKNSLNSGRKAGIATAIGISLAICVHIAYSLLGISYLISQNQWLFNLVRYVGAAYLIYLGLKGIFAKRDTQEILVSHKQHSPSWRYFLQGFLCNALNPKTMLFFLSIFSQVMSPDADNNWPAIFYGGYMIVLHGVWFSLVAILFTSPKLQAYLQRAKHRINQVCGAGLLLFGAMLGLKS from the coding sequence ATGGAGCTACTTAGCCTAGCAATTCTTGGAGTGTTAATCGTTATCAGCCCAGGCGCTGATTTTGTATTGGTTTTAAAAAACAGCTTAAATAGCGGCAGAAAAGCGGGCATCGCGACAGCCATCGGGATTAGCCTCGCAATCTGTGTCCACATTGCGTACTCCCTGCTTGGTATCAGTTACCTAATCTCACAAAACCAATGGTTGTTTAACCTAGTGCGCTATGTAGGTGCAGCCTACTTAATCTACCTAGGCCTCAAGGGCATTTTTGCTAAGCGCGACACTCAAGAGATCCTCGTATCACACAAGCAGCACAGCCCTAGTTGGCGCTACTTCTTGCAAGGCTTTCTATGTAATGCTCTCAATCCAAAAACCATGTTGTTTTTCTTAAGTATTTTTAGCCAAGTTATGTCACCGGATGCCGATAATAACTGGCCTGCGATTTTCTATGGCGGGTATATGATTGTGCTGCATGGCGTTTGGTTTTCATTAGTCGCAATATTGTTTACTTCACCGAAACTGCAAGCATATCTGCAACGAGCCAAACATCGAATAAATCAAGTGTGCGGCGCAGGGCTGCTGCTGTTTGGAGCCATGTTGGGTTTAAAAAGCTAG